Proteins co-encoded in one Cercospora beticola chromosome 7, complete sequence genomic window:
- a CDS encoding uncharacterized protein (BUSCO:EOG0926158Y), with protein MEDFGALETGIKSALTSTTRSAVSLANEDIPFQRSLDSAVGPALDQQNARLLGLAERLIGAATSNTEITRPPRLKDLESVEGNWRAVVDVVDSLLERADTALDEFTGAVKRLSPAAETPKNAKSSRNAPQRDQRIEKPQLLFEHVPTNNDEAPFKPLLETKPHAKAPLEKEPRIAEGETQPTYPHPYQHEIENYEYPARIYQQSEPIMYHPFDETTATFVDTEEALHDMLEELKQAKEIAIDLEHHDSRSYIGIVSLMQISTRDKDWIVDTLKPWRRKLQCLNEVFADPNIIKVLHGAFMDIMWLQRDLGLYIVGLFDTHHASRCLGYTGGSLAFLLKKFANVDAQKQYQTADWRVRPLPKELFDYARSDTHFLLYIFDNMRNELIQRSNFELPDREGDKIYDVLQRSSEEALQRYEYPIYDAELGQGVGWYKLLSRTPALLGKEQFSVFRAVHQWRDQVAREQDDSTHYIMPNHQIFSIARGMPTNRLALLGIATPASQTVRLRADELLSVVIKAKEAGKDGPEMMELLNQVEPQRPRKMPRETTASASQPGIETAPSASALIVSTDVPIRSTASSFWGAAFESSAWDHTRSAPTASEISLAVPLPPLTAESFADASEIERQQPQREPTPEPVPRQQEDDVFILKDTSKKRKRATEPTDGMAANSDEVAIVDEASVRAQQKAERKAAKRAAKMAAKAAGADASGKDEMQNGDDEVPFDYASAPSILNAPSERMSGKDRKKSQKQVNPYAKSMDAPKGLPRSQKEKAGRSMTFKK; from the coding sequence ATGGAAGACTTCGGTGCGCTCGAGACCGGCATCAAGTCCGCCCTCACATCGACAACGCGCAGCGCAGTATCGTTGGCGAACGAGGACATTCCGTTTCAACGATCACTCGACTCTGCTGTGGGACCGGCTCTGGACCAGCAAAATGCACGCCTGCTAGGCCTCGCAGAGCGACTGATCGGAGCTGCCACGTCGAATACCGAGATCACGCGACCGCCGAGGCTCAAGGACCTCGAATCGGTGGAGGGTAATTGGAGAGCTGTGGTCGATGTGGTGGATAGTCTGCTGGAGCGCGCAGATACCGCGCTGGACGAGTTCACGGGCGCCGTGAAGAGGTTGAGTCCTGCAGCAGAAACACCAAAGAACGCGAAATCGAGTCGCAATGCACCGCAGCGCGACCAGCGCATTGAGAAGCCACAGCTTCTATTCGAGCATGTGCCCACCAACAACGATGAGGCGCCTTTCAAACCGCTTCTGGAGACCAAGCCCCATGCGAAGGCGCCGCTGGAGAAAGAGCCGCGGATAGCAGAGGGCGAGACTCAACCAACATACCCTCACCCTTATCAACACGAAATCGAGAACTACGAATACCCTGCGCGAATATATCAGCAGAGTGAACCCATCATGTACCACCCATTCGAcgagacgacagcgacgttCGTGGACACGGAAGAGGCGCTACATGACATGTTGGAAGAGTTGAAACAGGCAAAGGAAATCGCAATAGATCTGGAACATCATGACAGCAGGTCGTATATCGGCATAGTGTCGCTGATGCAGATCAGCACCAGAGACAAAGACTGGATAGTGGACACACTCAAGCCTTGGAGACGGAAACTGCAGTGCCTGAACGAAGTCTTTGCGGATCCGAACATCATCAAAGTCCTTCACGGCGCGTTCATGGACATCATGTGGCTTCAACGAGATCTGGGGCTCTACATTGTTGGTCTTTTCGATACACACCACGCTTCGCGATGCCTGGGATATACAGGCGGTAGCTTGGCATTCCTGTTAAAGAAGTTTGCCAACGTCGATGCTCAAAAGCAATACCAAACAGCTGACTGGCGAGTGCGACCCCTGCCGAAAGAGCTGTTTGATTATGCCCGCAGCGATACACATTTCCTACTGTACATCTTCGATAACATGCGAAACGAGCTCATTCAGAGGTCGAACTTCGAGCTGCCAGACCGCGAAGGTGATAAGATCTACGACGTCTTGCAGCGAAGCTCTGAGGAAGCATTACAACGATACGAATACCCGATCTACGATGCGGAACTTGGTCAAGGCGTTGGTTGGTACAAGTTGCTTTCCAGGACACCGGCCCTACTTGGCAAGGAGCAGTTCTCGGTCTTCCGAGCTGTACACCAGTGGCGAGACCAGGTCGCACGAGAGCAAGACGACAGTACGCATTACATCATGCCAAACCACCAGATCTTCAGCATTGCTCGCGGTATGCCGACTAACAGACTGGCATTGCTGGGAATTGCGACGCCTGCCTCTCAAACGGTACGGTTACGCGCCGATGAGCTTCTCAGTGTGGTCATCAAAGCCAAGGAAGCTGGTAAAGATGGGCCTGAGATGATGGAACTGCTGAACCAAGTCGAGCCACAGCGGCCGCGAAAGATGCCGAGAGAAACTACAGCGTCGGCCTCACAGCCAGGAATCGAGACTGCACCCAGTGCATCTGCACTGATCGTGTCTACAGACGTTCCGATTCGAAGTACGGCTTCATCATTCTGGGGCGCGGCTTTCGAAAGCAGCGCGTGGGATCACACACGAAGCGCGCCCACCGCATCGGAGATCTCATTGGCTGTCCCATTGCCCCCTCTGACGGCAGAGTCATTCGCAGATGCTTCAGAGATTGAGCGACAGCAGCCGCAACGTGAGCCCACCCCGGAACCAGTACCTAGACAACAGGAGGATGATGTTTTCATACTCAAAGACACGAGCAAGAAACGAAAACGTGCCACAGAACCCACAGATGGAATGGCTGCCAACTCCGATGAGGTTGCTATCGTGGATGAGGCTTCAGTACGTGCGCAGCAGAAAGCGGAGAGGAAGGCAGCAAAGAGAGCTGCGAAGATGGCGGCGAAGGCTGCTGGCGCTGATGCATCAGGCAAGGACGAAATGCAAAACGGAGACGATGAGGTTCCTTTCGACTATGCCAGCGCACCAAGCATACTGAATGCACCAAGTGAGCGGATGAGCGGAAAGGATCGGAAGAAGTCTCAAAAGCAGGTGAACCCTTATGCGAAGAGCATGGATGCTCCAAAGGGGCTACCTCGAAGTCAGAAGGAGAAAGCCGGAAGGAGTATGACCTTCAAGAAGTGA